TCCGGGAATAAATGATTCTCACATCCATTTGATTAGAGGTGGATTGAACTATAATCTTGAATTGCGCTGGGACGGTGTTCCTTCACTGGCAGATGCACTCCGGATGCTGAAGGAGCAGGTAGACCGTACGCCCTCACCACAATGGGTAAGGGTAGTTGGCGGATGGTCGGAATTTCAGTTTGCTGAGCGAAGGATGCCCACGCTAGAAGAAATCAATGCCATAGCGCCAGATACCCCTGTGTTTATTTTGAACCTGTACGACAGGGCATTTATGAACAAAGCAGCCCTTAGGGCTGTTGGTTATACCAAAGATACACCTGCCCCTCCCGGAGGCGAAATTCAGCGTGATTCATCCGGGGAACCAACGGGGCTAATTATTGCCAGCCCTAATGCCATGATCCTGTATGCTACACTTGCTAAGGGACCAAAATTAGCGCTTGAACATCAGGTAAATTCTACCCGTCATTTCATGACAGAGCTAAACAGGTTTGGAATTACGAGTGTAATTGATGCAGGTGGAGGTTTCCAGAATTTCCCGGACGACTATAAAGTGGTAAATGAATTGAATGAGCAAAAGCAGCTTACGGTACGTATTGCCTACAATTTATTTACGCAAAGGCCAAAGCAGGAGTTTGAGGATTTTGAAAACTGGACTTCTTCTGTAGAATTGTACCAGGGTGATGATATGTACAGGCACAATGGAGCTGGTGAAATGCTGGTGTTTTCTGCGGCTGACTTTGAAGATTTTTTACAGCCAAGACCAGACTTACCCGAGAATATGGAGGCCGAGCTGGAACGGGTGGTTCGTTTATTGGTAGAAAAAAAGTGGCCATTCAGGCTGCATGCTACTTACAACGAAAGCATCGGGCGTTTCCTGAATGTTTTTGAGAAAGTAAACCGGGATTTACCTTTTGCGGGTATTCCATGGATTTTTGACCATGCAGAGACCATTGATGAAAGAAATATTGAACGGGTAAAAGCGCTTGGTGGCGGGATTGCTATACAAAGCAGGATGGCCTATCAGGGAGAATATTTTACCGATCGGTATGGAGAAAAAGCTGCCTTGCAAACACCGCCAGTAAAAAAAATGCTGGAAATGGGTGTGCCTGTAGGTGGTGGATCTGATGCTACCAGGGTTAGTAGTTATAATCCCTGGGTTTCCATGTACTGGTTATCAGCGGGCAGAACAATTGGTGGGCTTAAGATTTATGATGAAAGTACTACTTTAAGCAGGGAAACCGCATTGGAACTCTATACCAGGGGAAGTGCATGGTTCTCTAATGATCAAAGTAAAAAAGGTGATATTGCTATAGGTATGTTTGCAGATTTAGCGGTTCTTAACAAGGATTATTTTAAGGTAGATGAAGAAGAGATAAAGGGCATAGAAGCAGAGCTTACCATTGTTGGGGGGCAAATTGTATATGCCACAGATGATTTTTCGGAATTTTCACCGCCAAAAATCCCCGTATTGCCAGACTGGTCGCCCACTGCATTCCACAATGGTTACTATAAAGCCCAGGCACCTGCCCAAGCTAAGGTAGTAAACATTCACTCTTGCGCAGGAAGCTGCAATGTACATGCGCACAACCATGACGTTGCGCGCCATAGTCACCTTCCAATTAATAATTATACGGCCTTCTGGGGTGCCCTGGGCTGTTCTTGTTTTGCTTTTTAACCATGAATATAGAAACACTAATCAAAACGCTGCTTTATTCAGATCTGGGATCTGAATTTAACAATATAGCCATACTCATCTTCCGGATGCTTCTGATGCTGGAGTTATTTCGTGTCCACGGACTCAAAAAATTCAGGGTAGAAAACGGACAT
The nucleotide sequence above comes from Pedobacter sp. MC2016-14. Encoded proteins:
- a CDS encoding amidohydrolase, giving the protein MIHADMILFNGKIHTIAKTNKDISAVAIKDGQFTALGSDAEVMKFSGPQTKVIDLKKKRVVPGINDSHIHLIRGGLNYNLELRWDGVPSLADALRMLKEQVDRTPSPQWVRVVGGWSEFQFAERRMPTLEEINAIAPDTPVFILNLYDRAFMNKAALRAVGYTKDTPAPPGGEIQRDSSGEPTGLIIASPNAMILYATLAKGPKLALEHQVNSTRHFMTELNRFGITSVIDAGGGFQNFPDDYKVVNELNEQKQLTVRIAYNLFTQRPKQEFEDFENWTSSVELYQGDDMYRHNGAGEMLVFSAADFEDFLQPRPDLPENMEAELERVVRLLVEKKWPFRLHATYNESIGRFLNVFEKVNRDLPFAGIPWIFDHAETIDERNIERVKALGGGIAIQSRMAYQGEYFTDRYGEKAALQTPPVKKMLEMGVPVGGGSDATRVSSYNPWVSMYWLSAGRTIGGLKIYDESTTLSRETALELYTRGSAWFSNDQSKKGDIAIGMFADLAVLNKDYFKVDEEEIKGIEAELTIVGGQIVYATDDFSEFSPPKIPVLPDWSPTAFHNGYYKAQAPAQAKVVNIHSCAGSCNVHAHNHDVARHSHLPINNYTAFWGALGCSCFAF